One genomic window of Caenorhabditis elegans chromosome I includes the following:
- the T21G5.2 gene encoding uncharacterized protein (Confirmed by transcript evidence): protein MIFETIPFSTMTQQFSTSISINSPLFKCSFIFLIQFVIFTYIHIFSYLCVLFNYFLFIDLSISTVIVSFSRFIKFQTNLRQLSNYCRNERFFTSFLKIIILTSINFSTN, encoded by the coding sequence atgatTTTTGAGACAATACCATTTTCAACTATGacccaacaattttcaaccaGTATCTCAATCAATTCACCCTTATTCAAATGTTCATTCATATTTCTCATTCAATTCGTAATATTTACgtatattcatattttttcttatctATGTGTTTTGTTCAACTATTTTCTATTCATCGATCTCTCAATTTCAACTGtgattgtttctttttcacggtttatcaaatttcaaacaaatctgCGACAACTCTCCAATTACTGCCGAAATGAACGATTTTTCAccagttttcttaaaattataatattaacatctataaatttttcaacaaactaA